From one Eucalyptus grandis isolate ANBG69807.140 chromosome 9, ASM1654582v1, whole genome shotgun sequence genomic stretch:
- the LOC104418851 gene encoding bZIP transcription factor 11, protein MASSSGTSSGSTLIQNSGSEESLQALMDQRKRKRMISNRESARRSRMRKQRHLDDLMLVVAQLRKDNQQLRDNVNVVNQHYMTLETENSILRVQMNELTNRLESLKDILGILDAGDGGRPGNGGGSGYNGGGGWGNGGFGSPEEIGGGGGWTDQPIDYFFNPMSCAYAVNQPILASADMFQY, encoded by the coding sequence ATGGCTTCCTCGAGCGGAACGTCTTCCGGGTCAACCTTGATCCAGAACTCGGGATCAGAGGAGAGTCTGCAGGCCTTGATGGatcagaggaagaggaagaggatgatcTCCAACCGCGAGTCGGCGAGGCGGTCGCGGATGAGGAAGCAGAGGCACCTGGACGATCTGATGCTTGTGGTGGCTCAGCTCAGGAAAGACAACCAGCAGCTAAGGGACAACGTGAACGTGGTGAACCAGCATTACATGACCCTGGAGACCGAGAACTCCATCTTGAGGGTCCAGATGAACGAGCTCACCAACAGGCTGGAGTCTTTGAAGGATATACTCGGTATCCTGGATGCCGGAGATGGTGGCAGACCAGGAAATGGTGGCGGATCGGGATATAATGGCGGTGGCGGATGGGGAAATGGTGGGTTCGGATCACCTGAGGAAattggtggtggcggtggctgGACAGATCAGCCTATCGATTACTTCTTCAACCCAATGAGCTGTGCTTATGCTGTGAACCAGCCTATTTTGGCCTCTGCAGACATGTTTCAGTACTAA